One genomic segment of Acinetobacter oleivorans DR1 includes these proteins:
- the tuf gene encoding elongation factor Tu translates to MAKAKFERNKPHVNVGTIGHVDHGKTTLTAAIATICAKTYGGEAKDYSQIDSAPEEKARGITINTSHVEYDSPIRHYAHVDCPGHADYVKNMITGAAQMDGAILVCAATDGPMPQTREHILLSRQVGVPYIIVFLNKCDLVDDEELLELVEMEVRELLSTYDFPGDDTPVIRGSALAALNGDAGQYGESSVLALVEALDSYIPEPERAIDKAFLMPIEDVFSISGRGTVVTGRVEAGIVKVGEEVEIVGIKDTVKTTVTGVEMFRKLLDEGRAGENCGVLLRGTKREDVQRGQVLAKPGTIKPHTKFDAEVYVLSKEEGGRHTPFLNGYRPQFYFRTTDVTGAIQLQDGVEMVMPGDNVEMSVELIHPIAMDPGLRFAIREGGRTVGAGVVAKVTA, encoded by the coding sequence ATGGCTAAAGCCAAGTTTGAACGTAATAAGCCACACGTAAACGTGGGCACAATTGGTCACGTTGACCATGGTAAAACAACTTTAACTGCTGCGATTGCAACTATTTGTGCAAAAACTTACGGCGGTGAAGCGAAAGATTACTCACAAATCGACTCAGCACCTGAAGAAAAAGCACGTGGTATTACAATTAATACTTCACACGTAGAATACGATTCTCCAATCCGTCACTACGCTCACGTAGACTGCCCGGGCCACGCCGATTATGTTAAAAACATGATTACTGGTGCTGCTCAGATGGACGGCGCGATCCTTGTATGTGCTGCGACTGATGGTCCAATGCCACAAACTCGTGAACACATCCTTCTTTCTCGTCAGGTTGGTGTACCTTACATCATCGTATTCTTAAACAAGTGTGACCTTGTTGATGATGAAGAATTACTTGAATTAGTAGAAATGGAAGTTCGTGAACTTCTTTCTACTTATGACTTCCCAGGTGATGACACTCCTGTTATCCGTGGTTCAGCTCTTGCTGCTCTTAACGGTGATGCTGGTCAATATGGCGAGTCTTCAGTTCTTGCTCTTGTTGAAGCGCTTGACTCTTACATTCCAGAACCAGAACGTGCTATCGATAAAGCATTCTTAATGCCAATCGAAGACGTATTCTCAATTTCTGGTCGTGGTACTGTAGTAACAGGCCGTGTAGAAGCTGGTATCGTTAAAGTTGGTGAAGAAGTAGAGATCGTTGGTATTAAAGATACAGTTAAAACAACTGTAACTGGCGTAGAAATGTTCCGTAAACTTCTTGACGAAGGTCGTGCGGGCGAGAACTGTGGTGTTCTTTTACGTGGTACTAAGCGTGAAGACGTACAACGTGGTCAAGTACTTGCTAAACCAGGTACAATCAAGCCGCACACTAAATTCGATGCAGAAGTATACGTACTTTCTAAAGAAGAAGGTGGTCGTCATACTCCATTCCTTAACGGTTACCGTCCACAGTTCTACTTCCGTACAACTGACGTAACTGGCGCAATCCAATTACAAGACGGCGTTGAAATGGTTATGCCAGGTGACAACGTTGAAATGTCAGTAGAATTAATCCACCCAATCGCAATGGACCCAGGTCTACGTTTTGCGATCCGTGAAGGTGGTCGTACTGTAGGTGCTGGTGTTGTTGCGAAAGTAACTGCATAA
- the fusA gene encoding elongation factor G, which translates to MARQTPITRYRNIGISAHIDAGKTTTTERILFYTGVSHKIGEVHDGAATMDWMEQEQERGITITSAATTCFWSGMGNQFEQHRINVIDTPGHVDFTIEVERSMRVLDGACMVYCAVGGVQPQSETVWRQANKYKVPRLAFVNKMDRTGANFFRAVEQVKTRLGGNPVPIVVPIGAEDTFQGVVDLIEMKAIIWDEASQGMKFEYADIPADLVDTSNEWRTKMVEAAAEASEELMDKYLEEGDLSKEEIIAGLRARTLASEIQVMLCGSAFKNKGVQRMLDAVIEFLPSPTEVKAIEGILDDKDETKASREASDEAPFSALAFKIMNDKFVGNLTFVRVYSGVLKQGDPVYNPVKSKRERIGRIVQMHANERQDLDEIRAGDIAACVGLKDVTTGDTLCDEKNIITLERMEFPEPVISLAVEPKTKADQEKMSIALGRLAKEDPSFRVRTDEESGQTIIAGMGELHLDIIVDRMKREFGVEANIGKPMVAYRETIKKSVEQEGKFVRQTGGKGKFGHVYVRLEPLDVEEAGKEYQFVEEVVGGVVPKEFFGAVDKGIQERMKNGVLAGYPVVGIKATLFDGSYHDVDSDELSFKMAGSYAFRDGFMKADPILLEPIMKVEVETPEDYMGDIMGDLNRRRGMVQGMDDLPGGTKAIKAEVPLAEMFGYATQMRSMSQGRATYSMEFAKYAETPRNVAEGIIAKFQTGGKKGDDE; encoded by the coding sequence ATGGCTCGCCAAACCCCAATTACTCGTTACCGTAACATCGGTATTTCTGCGCACATTGACGCAGGTAAAACAACTACAACTGAACGTATTTTGTTCTACACAGGTGTATCTCACAAAATTGGTGAAGTACACGACGGTGCAGCAACAATGGACTGGATGGAACAAGAGCAAGAGCGTGGTATTACAATTACCTCTGCTGCTACAACTTGTTTCTGGTCTGGTATGGGTAACCAATTCGAACAACACCGTATCAACGTAATTGACACCCCGGGACACGTAGACTTCACAATCGAAGTTGAACGTTCTATGCGTGTTCTTGACGGTGCGTGCATGGTTTACTGTGCTGTAGGTGGTGTACAACCTCAGTCTGAAACTGTATGGCGTCAAGCGAACAAATATAAAGTGCCTCGTTTAGCATTCGTGAACAAGATGGACCGTACTGGTGCAAACTTCTTCCGTGCTGTTGAGCAAGTTAAAACTCGTTTAGGTGGTAATCCTGTTCCTATCGTTGTGCCAATTGGTGCTGAAGATACGTTCCAAGGTGTTGTTGACCTTATCGAAATGAAAGCGATTATCTGGGATGAAGCATCTCAAGGTATGAAGTTTGAATATGCTGATATCCCAGCTGACCTAGTTGATACGTCTAACGAATGGCGTACAAAAATGGTTGAAGCTGCGGCTGAAGCTTCTGAAGAATTAATGGACAAGTACCTTGAAGAAGGTGATCTTTCTAAAGAAGAGATCATTGCAGGTTTACGTGCTCGTACATTAGCTTCTGAAATTCAAGTAATGCTTTGTGGTTCAGCGTTCAAAAACAAAGGTGTTCAACGTATGTTGGATGCTGTAATTGAATTCTTACCATCACCTACAGAAGTTAAAGCGATCGAAGGTATCCTTGACGACAAAGACGAAACTAAAGCGTCTCGTGAAGCATCTGACGAAGCTCCGTTCTCTGCACTTGCGTTCAAAATCATGAACGACAAATTCGTAGGTAACTTAACATTCGTACGTGTTTACTCTGGTGTTCTTAAACAAGGTGATCCGGTTTATAACCCAGTTAAATCTAAGCGTGAACGTATCGGTCGTATCGTGCAAATGCATGCGAACGAACGTCAAGATCTTGATGAAATCCGTGCAGGTGATATCGCAGCGTGTGTAGGTCTTAAAGACGTTACTACTGGTGATACATTATGTGATGAGAAAAACATCATTACTCTTGAACGTATGGAATTCCCAGAGCCAGTAATTTCATTGGCTGTTGAACCAAAAACTAAAGCAGACCAAGAAAAAATGTCTATCGCTTTAGGTCGTTTGGCTAAAGAAGATCCATCGTTCCGCGTTCGTACAGACGAAGAATCTGGTCAAACAATTATTGCTGGTATGGGTGAGCTTCACCTTGACATCATCGTTGACCGTATGAAGCGTGAATTCGGTGTTGAAGCGAACATTGGTAAACCAATGGTTGCTTACCGTGAAACGATCAAAAAGTCTGTTGAACAAGAAGGTAAGTTCGTACGTCAAACTGGTGGTAAAGGTAAGTTTGGTCACGTATATGTACGTCTTGAACCGCTTGATGTTGAAGAAGCTGGTAAAGAATACCAATTCGTTGAAGAAGTTGTTGGTGGTGTAGTACCTAAAGAATTCTTTGGCGCAGTTGACAAAGGTATTCAAGAACGTATGAAGAATGGTGTATTAGCTGGTTACCCTGTTGTGGGTATCAAAGCGACATTATTCGATGGTTCTTACCATGATGTCGACTCTGATGAATTGTCGTTCAAAATGGCTGGTTCATACGCTTTCCGTGACGGTTTCATGAAAGCTGATCCTATCCTTCTTGAACCAATCATGAAAGTTGAAGTAGAAACTCCAGAAGACTACATGGGCGATATCATGGGTGACTTAAACCGTCGTCGTGGTATGGTTCAAGGTATGGATGATCTTCCTGGTGGAACTAAAGCAATTAAAGCAGAAGTTCCATTGGCTGAGATGTTTGGTTACGCGACTCAAATGCGTTCTATGTCTCAAGGTCGTGCGACTTATTCTATGGAATTCGCTAAATACGCTGAAACTCCACGTAACGTGGCTGAAGGCATCATCGCTAAGTTCCAGACTGGCGGTAAAAAAGGTGACGACGAGTAA
- the rpsG gene encoding 30S ribosomal protein S7 — MPRRRVVAAREILPDPKFSSQTIAKFMNHVMQDGKKSVAEGIVYGALERVQEKNKVDPVEFFETTLEKVRPMVEVKARRVGGATYQVPMEVRPSRRTALAMRWLVDAAAKRSEKTMALRLAGELLDAAEGKGAAIKKREDVHRMAEANKAFSHYRF; from the coding sequence ATGCCAAGACGTCGCGTAGTCGCTGCTCGTGAGATCCTTCCAGATCCAAAATTTAGCAGCCAAACAATCGCTAAATTCATGAACCACGTAATGCAAGATGGTAAAAAATCTGTTGCTGAAGGTATCGTTTACGGTGCTTTAGAACGTGTTCAAGAAAAAAACAAAGTAGACCCAGTTGAATTTTTCGAGACTACTCTTGAAAAAGTTCGTCCTATGGTTGAAGTAAAAGCACGCCGTGTTGGTGGTGCTACTTATCAAGTACCTATGGAAGTACGCCCATCCCGTCGTACTGCCTTAGCTATGCGTTGGTTAGTAGATGCTGCTGCTAAGCGTTCTGAAAAAACGATGGCTTTACGTCTTGCTGGTGAGTTGCTTGATGCAGCTGAAGGTAAAGGTGCAGCAATCAAAAAACGTGAAGATGTGCACCGTATGGCTGAAGCTAACAAAGCCTTCTCTCACTACCGTTTCTAA
- the rpsL gene encoding 30S ribosomal protein S12 yields MATTNQLIRKGRTTLVEKSKVPALKACPQRRGVCTRVYTTTPKKPNSAMRKVCRVRLTSGFEVSSYIGGEGHNLQEHSVVLIRGGRVKDLPGVRYHTVRGSLDCAGVKDRNQSRSKYGTKRPKK; encoded by the coding sequence ATGGCAACAACGAATCAGTTGATCCGTAAGGGTCGTACGACTTTGGTTGAAAAATCCAAAGTTCCTGCGTTGAAGGCTTGTCCACAACGTCGTGGTGTTTGTACACGTGTTTATACAACTACACCTAAAAAACCTAACTCAGCTATGCGTAAGGTTTGCCGTGTTCGCTTAACTTCAGGTTTTGAAGTATCTAGCTACATCGGTGGTGAAGGTCATAACCTACAAGAGCACAGTGTTGTTCTTATCCGTGGTGGTCGTGTTAAAGACTTACCAGGTGTACGTTACCATACCGTTCGTGGTTCATTAGACTGTGCTGGTGTTAAAGATCGTAATCAATCACGTTCTAAATACGGTACTAAGCGTCCTAAGAAGTAA
- a CDS encoding EcsC family protein, which translates to MTKFNNNQSDNLFSQVFGVAKKLSSTGLSILQQNQSGDVSKVIEPIPTGKTVEGKSRTKSPFEVEQYESPQQMLREQLPKVTRQVFGRHFTKVNGVATFLSPDWDEKISGYLFDWLNDFSSKSTLTEKILEEAGAKDLFELTKDTGRSQRLSQALIEQNKLIATVQGAITGVSGVVGAAVDIPVSLVLVLRTIYQTGRSHGFELLEVTDQDVVEFIFKEVDISLIAEKQTLLIALKTLRNMLETQDIHQFQQVLGSTTDFDTLKNWLVDEDGEFKWGWLNRIPKLSAFGKVTPVAGAVLSAVYSWKLQEDVGHKAQAIFGAARHYLNEHPSEHLSPLQAYYAAVTLIQKASPRLLNVGEDGNIHAAHHHKVENHDVISKVSIVLKPTESKKSEEKIQENVHQGIEQLADKHVEEHEHTEQKPALTPEEDEEELNDKKYS; encoded by the coding sequence ATGACAAAATTTAATAATAATCAATCTGACAATTTGTTTTCTCAGGTCTTCGGAGTGGCTAAAAAGCTCAGTTCTACAGGATTGAGTATCTTGCAACAGAACCAATCAGGTGACGTCAGTAAGGTAATTGAACCAATTCCAACTGGGAAAACAGTTGAAGGAAAATCGAGAACAAAAAGCCCATTTGAAGTTGAGCAATATGAAAGTCCTCAACAAATGCTGCGAGAACAATTGCCGAAAGTAACTCGTCAGGTCTTTGGGCGACATTTTACAAAAGTAAATGGTGTGGCTACATTTCTTTCCCCAGATTGGGATGAAAAAATCTCAGGTTATTTATTTGATTGGTTGAATGACTTTAGTTCAAAAAGCACCTTAACTGAAAAAATCCTAGAAGAAGCGGGTGCTAAAGATTTATTTGAGCTCACTAAAGATACGGGCCGTTCTCAGCGTTTAAGTCAGGCGCTTATCGAACAAAATAAATTAATTGCAACTGTACAAGGTGCAATTACAGGCGTGTCGGGTGTAGTTGGCGCCGCTGTAGATATTCCTGTTTCACTCGTGCTGGTTTTAAGAACGATTTATCAGACTGGTAGATCACATGGTTTTGAACTTCTGGAAGTTACAGACCAAGACGTTGTCGAGTTTATCTTTAAAGAAGTTGATATTAGTCTGATTGCTGAAAAGCAAACTTTATTGATAGCTTTAAAAACATTACGAAATATGTTGGAAACGCAAGATATTCATCAATTTCAGCAAGTGTTAGGTTCAACTACCGATTTTGATACTTTAAAGAACTGGCTAGTCGATGAAGATGGAGAGTTTAAATGGGGTTGGTTAAACCGTATTCCTAAACTTTCAGCATTTGGCAAAGTTACACCAGTTGCTGGTGCTGTTTTAAGCGCAGTATATAGTTGGAAATTACAAGAAGATGTTGGTCATAAAGCACAAGCCATTTTTGGTGCTGCAAGACATTATTTAAATGAGCATCCAAGTGAGCATTTATCTCCGTTACAGGCCTATTATGCTGCAGTAACGCTCATCCAGAAGGCGAGTCCTCGTCTTTTAAATGTGGGTGAGGATGGTAATATTCATGCTGCACATCATCATAAAGTAGAAAACCATGATGTCATTTCAAAAGTATCTATTGTCTTAAAGCCTACAGAAAGTAAAAAGAGTGAAGAAAAAATTCAGGAAAATGTTCACCAAGGTATCGAGCAACTTGCTGATAAACATGTAGAGGAACATGAGCATACTGAGCAAAAACCGGCTTTAACTCCTGAGGAAGATGAAGAGGAGTTGAATGATAAAAAATACTCTTAA